The following are from one region of the Oncorhynchus kisutch isolate 150728-3 unplaced genomic scaffold, Okis_V2 Okis03b-Okis08b_hom, whole genome shotgun sequence genome:
- the LOC109882999 gene encoding agouti-related protein-like has product MVNSVFPYCWTLCLIQLATGLVHGNVRLDDSHPGLRRTDDSFLSDIGKGSLSRGDPVGFRLESEDEEEKEEELLMDMETYDEDVAEAMQLQSRAMRSPRRCIPHQQSCLGNTLPCCDPCDTRYPRMFGSICYCRRTACAGAHRRP; this is encoded by the exons ATGGTCAACTCAGTATTCCCATACTGCTGGACCCTGTGCCTGATCCAGCTGGCTACAGGACTGGTTCATGGAAACGTTCGTCTAGACGACTCCCATCCCGGCCTCAGACGCACCGATGACTCCTTCCTGTCTGATATAG GTAAAGGCTCTCTCTCTAGAGGGGATCCTGTGGGTTTCCGCTTAGAgtctgaggatgaagaggagaaggaggaggagctgCTGATGGACATGGAAACCTACGATGAG GATGTTGCTGAGGCGATGCAGCTGCAGAGCAGGGCCATGCGTTCTCCCCGTCGCTGTATCCCCCACCAGCAGTCCTGTCTGGGTAACACGCTGCCCTGCTGCGACCCCTGCGATACCCGCTACCCCCGAATGTTCGGCTCCATCTGCTACTGCCGTCGGACGGCCTGCGCCGGCGCTCACCGGCGTCCCTAA